In Aquiflexum balticum DSM 16537, a single genomic region encodes these proteins:
- a CDS encoding PIN domain-containing protein produces MVLIDTNALLLLMIGLVDIKQIRSHKRTSIYEEEDFHNLFAMIHDIKDLIVLPNVWTEVDNLLNNFQGNLKSTYIFKITQVIKNSTEKYIESIKATEEYAFFDLGITDSLLLSYAEKCDLLITSDSKLSDYAIARGVKVYDMVLERNKRLLL; encoded by the coding sequence ATGGTATTGATTGATACGAATGCTTTATTGCTTTTGATGATTGGATTAGTGGATATCAAGCAAATTAGATCACATAAGAGAACATCTATTTATGAAGAAGAAGATTTTCATAATTTATTTGCAATGATTCATGACATTAAGGATTTAATTGTTTTACCAAATGTTTGGACAGAAGTAGATAACCTTCTAAACAACTTCCAAGGAAATTTAAAAAGCACTTATATTTTTAAAATCACTCAAGTCATCAAAAACTCTACTGAGAAGTATATTGAATCCATAAAAGCTACAGAAGAATATGCTTTTTTCGATCTTGGGATTACAGATTCACTTTTATTGTCCTATGCGGAAAAATGTGATCTTTTGATTACCTCAGACTCAAAATTATCGGATTATGCAATTGCAAGAGGAGTTAAAGTTTATGACATGGTCCTGGAAAGGAATAAAAGGTTATTGCTATGA
- a CDS encoding DUF418 domain-containing protein, with the protein MSLQTTSETELVDNSSKPSVLINRIDIIDIIRGVALLGILILNIPYFSMEEYFTEPWNQDTSNTNFWVHAVNIVFFEGKMRALFSMVFGAGIILFTTNKEKAGKSATWLFYKRMIWLTLFGLAHAHLLLWMGDILYFYGLIGMLAFLFRKMKPKYLAMGVPIVAIIGFVANTLFMQNIRGEYLEYKEAVALQDAGNELGEKELAAMEAWEETRKDMIPNKEEVVEHTALMKGSYAEVASHVRPMAWDGQFKYLIFSIWDMLALMLLGIALYKWGFLTLKWTQSQYIKTIWIGYGIGLPLVIFSFVYNTVHFPNVETALAFYEIHSINWVSLIYDFQRILIMMAHVALVILIYQKGYFKLLMNGLRAVGQTAFTNYIMHSVICTLVFFGYGLNQYSEWEYYQLYYLVIGIWIFQLIVSPIWLKYFLFGPLEWLWRCLTYGRIQPFVKNLYAFILVYFLLYI; encoded by the coding sequence ATGTCCCTACAAACCACTTCCGAAACCGAGTTGGTAGACAACTCCTCCAAACCCTCAGTCCTCATCAATAGAATAGATATCATAGATATCATAAGAGGAGTAGCCCTTCTCGGAATTTTGATATTGAACATTCCCTATTTTTCAATGGAAGAATATTTCACTGAACCATGGAATCAGGATACTTCAAACACCAATTTTTGGGTACATGCTGTGAATATTGTTTTTTTCGAAGGGAAAATGCGCGCTTTGTTTTCCATGGTCTTTGGGGCGGGGATAATCCTTTTTACCACCAACAAAGAAAAAGCCGGGAAATCGGCCACTTGGTTGTTTTACAAGCGGATGATATGGTTGACACTTTTTGGTTTGGCCCATGCCCACCTTTTACTTTGGATGGGGGATATCCTTTATTTCTATGGACTTATCGGAATGTTGGCATTTCTTTTCAGAAAAATGAAACCCAAATACCTGGCCATGGGAGTACCGATTGTTGCCATTATCGGATTTGTAGCCAATACTTTGTTCATGCAAAATATCCGCGGAGAATACCTGGAATATAAAGAAGCCGTGGCGCTACAAGACGCAGGTAATGAACTGGGCGAAAAAGAATTGGCTGCAATGGAAGCTTGGGAAGAAACCCGAAAAGATATGATTCCAAACAAAGAAGAAGTGGTAGAACATACAGCTTTAATGAAAGGAAGTTACGCAGAAGTTGCCAGTCATGTCAGACCCATGGCTTGGGATGGACAGTTCAAATACCTGATTTTTTCCATTTGGGACATGTTGGCGTTGATGCTTTTGGGTATAGCATTATATAAATGGGGTTTCCTTACTTTGAAATGGACCCAGTCCCAATATATCAAGACCATTTGGATAGGATATGGGATTGGATTGCCTTTGGTGATTTTCTCTTTTGTTTACAATACTGTACATTTTCCCAATGTGGAAACAGCATTGGCATTTTACGAAATCCATTCTATCAACTGGGTGTCTTTGATTTATGATTTCCAAAGAATCCTGATTATGATGGCTCATGTGGCATTGGTGATTTTAATTTACCAAAAAGGATATTTCAAACTTCTTATGAATGGGCTCAGGGCGGTGGGGCAGACAGCCTTTACCAATTACATCATGCATTCTGTGATCTGTACTTTGGTATTTTTTGGTTACGGTCTCAACCAATATTCGGAATGGGAATATTACCAGCTTTATTATTTGGTTATTGGAATCTGGATTTTTCAATTGATTGTCAGTCCGATATGGTTGAAGTATTTTCTTTTTGGGCCTTTGGAATGGCTTTGGAGATGTTTGACTTATGGCAGGATTCAGCCTTTTGTAAAAAACCTATATGCTTTCATTTTGGTTTATTTCTTACTTTATATATAA
- a CDS encoding S41 family peptidase: protein MIDKHSTLATICFSLALILFSHLTLFAQGTRLLQQPDISKDQIVFVYGADLWFASIQGGEAKRLTSTPAIEDNPRFSPDGKQIAFSSNRTGATAVYVVSSEGGTPRQLTWHPSDAKVAGWSPDGAYVIYESGRDTAPVGYSRLWKVPVNGGPSEAIPVPRGVRASYLGGNKLVVEPISRWDETWRAYRGGQNTPLIITDLNDLSEEFIPNERTTDKFPVVIGNKVYFLSDRDWVSNIWSYDPTNKNLEQLTQLEGSDIMWLSGNGEQLIYEKDGLLHLFNPESRTAKQIPIEVKGDFPWAEQRLEKVTSRATNASLSPNGKRIILEARGEIFTVPVEDGSPRNLSRTSGAADRNPIWSPKGDQVAWFSDEDGKGYQLLIASQDGLSPAKKISIGDAKMVWEPNWSPDAKFIAFVDNKVYLKILNVANGEIKTIDSGGINIERGNMKLEWSPDSKYLSYSKTGPNMFRRIYIWSLDTNETKPVTNNLADSFSATWDAGGKYLYFLASTNLALGSGWANTSAIPASPEHAAYLIVLSNEEKTPFPLKSDEEEVKKEEAKKEEPKKGEAKDDKKENKDSEVSVKIDWDGLEERTLSLSVPVKSYNFIMAGKKGTAFLAEAASNAPGLTLHKFTVEGKKLEEFTKGVGRVKISQNREKLLYYASGNWKVVSVDKNPGPSDGLVKMELRMDLDRKKEWEQIFTEAWRYERDYFYDPRTHGRDWDDVWERYSPLIPYIHHRQDLTYLLDQLNGELSVGHSFVFGGDFPAVDTLATGMLGADYEIANGKWRIKRIFTAESWNPNLIAPLSQPGLDVKVGDYLLAVNGQEVDATMDIYEVFKGTSGKQTIIHVNSLSNMTGARKLTVSPIGSEAGLRQRAWVEDNRRKVDELSGGKLAYVWVPNTGGPGFESFNRYFFAQQDKLGAVIDERFNGGGLLDDYMVDLMTRKLRGAITNEVPGAPHFKLPAGILGPKVLLINELAGSGGDFFPWVFRNQNAGPLIGKRTWGGLVKSSVHYSFVDGGAMTSPDNAVFDPIRNEWIGENQGIGPDIEVPIDAKSFAEGRDIQLERGVEEALKLLEKEKKIEITPPPFPRPAVREGN, encoded by the coding sequence ATGATTGACAAACATTCCACACTCGCCACAATTTGCTTTTCCTTGGCATTGATTTTATTCTCGCACCTGACGCTTTTTGCACAGGGAACCCGTCTGCTACAACAGCCGGATATCAGCAAAGACCAGATTGTATTTGTGTATGGCGCCGACCTTTGGTTTGCTTCTATTCAGGGAGGCGAGGCCAAAAGGCTGACGAGTACTCCTGCGATTGAAGATAATCCCCGATTTTCTCCTGACGGGAAGCAGATTGCTTTCAGTTCCAACAGGACGGGTGCTACCGCAGTATATGTGGTCTCCAGCGAAGGGGGAACACCCAGACAATTGACATGGCATCCCTCGGATGCCAAGGTTGCGGGATGGTCCCCGGATGGAGCCTATGTGATCTATGAAAGTGGCAGGGACACGGCCCCTGTAGGATATAGCAGGCTGTGGAAAGTCCCTGTGAATGGAGGCCCCTCTGAGGCGATACCTGTACCTAGAGGAGTAAGAGCATCATATCTTGGGGGAAATAAATTGGTGGTCGAACCCATATCCCGTTGGGATGAAACCTGGCGGGCTTACCGGGGTGGACAGAATACCCCGCTGATCATTACAGATTTGAATGACCTGAGCGAAGAGTTTATACCCAATGAAAGGACTACAGATAAGTTTCCTGTGGTCATTGGCAATAAGGTTTATTTTCTATCTGACAGGGATTGGGTGAGCAATATCTGGTCTTATGATCCGACAAATAAAAACCTGGAGCAATTGACCCAACTTGAAGGCTCGGATATCATGTGGCTATCAGGCAATGGTGAGCAATTGATTTATGAAAAGGACGGATTGCTGCATTTGTTCAATCCTGAGAGCAGAACCGCAAAACAAATACCCATTGAAGTAAAAGGAGATTTTCCTTGGGCTGAACAAAGATTGGAAAAAGTGACTTCGAGGGCAACCAATGCCAGTCTTTCCCCGAATGGCAAAAGAATTATTTTGGAAGCCCGAGGGGAAATATTCACGGTACCAGTGGAGGATGGCAGCCCCCGAAACCTGAGTAGGACTTCCGGTGCAGCCGACCGAAACCCCATTTGGTCACCCAAAGGAGATCAGGTAGCATGGTTTTCTGATGAGGATGGAAAAGGATATCAGCTGTTGATTGCCTCTCAGGATGGATTGAGCCCAGCAAAAAAAATATCCATTGGAGATGCCAAAATGGTTTGGGAACCTAATTGGTCACCGGATGCGAAGTTTATTGCCTTTGTGGACAATAAGGTTTACCTGAAAATCCTGAATGTGGCCAATGGGGAGATCAAAACCATCGACTCCGGTGGCATCAACATAGAGCGGGGAAATATGAAACTGGAATGGTCCCCGGATTCCAAATACCTGTCCTACAGCAAAACCGGGCCAAATATGTTCCGAAGGATTTATATCTGGTCTTTGGATACCAACGAAACCAAACCTGTGACCAATAACCTGGCAGATTCTTTTTCCGCCACTTGGGATGCCGGGGGTAAATACCTGTATTTTTTGGCAAGTACCAATTTGGCTTTGGGTTCCGGTTGGGCCAATACTTCCGCTATCCCGGCTAGCCCCGAACATGCGGCTTACCTGATCGTGCTTTCTAATGAGGAGAAAACCCCTTTTCCCTTAAAGAGTGATGAAGAAGAGGTGAAAAAAGAAGAAGCAAAAAAAGAAGAACCCAAAAAGGGAGAAGCCAAGGATGACAAAAAGGAAAATAAGGATTCAGAGGTAAGTGTAAAAATTGACTGGGATGGTTTGGAAGAAAGGACTTTGTCCCTGTCTGTTCCGGTAAAGTCCTACAATTTTATTATGGCTGGGAAAAAAGGAACTGCCTTCCTCGCAGAAGCTGCTTCCAATGCCCCTGGGTTAACCTTGCATAAATTCACCGTCGAAGGAAAAAAACTCGAGGAGTTTACCAAAGGGGTAGGTCGGGTGAAGATTTCGCAGAACAGGGAAAAATTGCTGTATTACGCTTCGGGCAATTGGAAAGTGGTCAGTGTGGACAAAAATCCCGGCCCATCTGACGGACTGGTCAAGATGGAACTGAGGATGGACCTGGACAGGAAGAAGGAATGGGAGCAGATTTTTACCGAAGCATGGAGATACGAAAGGGATTATTTCTATGATCCCAGGACCCATGGTAGGGATTGGGATGATGTATGGGAAAGATACAGTCCCCTGATTCCTTACATACACCACCGACAGGATCTGACCTATCTTTTGGATCAGCTGAACGGAGAGCTCTCCGTTGGGCATAGTTTTGTGTTTGGAGGGGATTTTCCGGCAGTGGATACATTGGCAACAGGCATGTTGGGAGCGGATTATGAGATCGCCAATGGCAAGTGGAGGATCAAAAGGATATTTACCGCCGAAAGCTGGAATCCCAACCTCATCGCCCCCTTGTCCCAACCCGGATTGGATGTAAAAGTGGGGGATTACTTACTCGCCGTAAACGGTCAGGAGGTTGATGCTACCATGGATATTTATGAGGTATTCAAAGGGACATCTGGCAAGCAGACCATCATTCATGTAAACAGTCTGTCCAATATGACCGGAGCGAGAAAACTGACGGTATCTCCTATAGGTTCCGAAGCAGGTCTGCGTCAAAGGGCTTGGGTGGAGGATAATAGGAGAAAAGTGGATGAACTGTCCGGTGGTAAACTGGCCTACGTCTGGGTTCCCAATACAGGAGGACCCGGATTTGAATCCTTCAACCGCTATTTCTTTGCCCAACAGGACAAGCTCGGAGCCGTAATAGATGAGCGCTTCAATGGCGGAGGTTTATTGGACGATTATATGGTGGACCTGATGACCAGAAAATTAAGAGGCGCCATTACCAATGAAGTGCCGGGTGCACCGCATTTCAAATTACCCGCCGGGATATTGGGACCGAAAGTATTGCTGATCAATGAACTGGCAGGTTCAGGCGGAGACTTTTTTCCCTGGGTATTCAGAAACCAAAATGCAGGGCCTTTGATCGGAAAAAGGACTTGGGGCGGATTGGTTAAGTCTTCGGTGCACTACAGTTTTGTGGATGGGGGTGCCATGACCTCACCGGATAATGCTGTCTTTGATCCCATCCGCAATGAATGGATAGGGGAGAATCAAGGCATTGGTCCTGATATAGAAGTTCCTATCGATGCCAAATCATTTGCCGAGGGAAGAGATATTCAATTGGAGCGTGGTGTGGAAGAAGCCCTGAAATTATTGGAAAAAGAAAAGAAGATAGAAATCACTCCACCGCCTTTTCCAAGGCCTGCGGTTAGGGAGGGGAATTGA
- a CDS encoding flavodoxin family protein codes for MKILVHYLFLNLLLGLSQALVAQSPPTILITYHSESGKTKAMAEAVAKGVAEVQGLEYILKPIADVTEEEILKASAIIIGSPVYNANMTPQVQEFINSWPFDGRPLKDKIGAVFVTGGGFSIGEEAVMFSMIRSMMIHGMIIVGGDELEAAFGASAITGEGDFANKEVQDIFLEKAVGLGRRVGEIVLKTR; via the coding sequence ATGAAAATATTAGTCCATTATTTATTTTTGAACCTTTTACTTGGCTTATCACAGGCTTTGGTCGCCCAATCTCCCCCCACCATCCTGATCACCTACCACTCCGAATCCGGCAAAACCAAAGCCATGGCCGAGGCAGTTGCTAAAGGTGTAGCCGAAGTCCAAGGGCTTGAATATATCCTCAAGCCAATAGCTGATGTGACTGAAGAAGAAATTCTGAAAGCCTCGGCCATCATTATAGGTTCCCCTGTCTACAATGCCAATATGACCCCACAAGTGCAGGAGTTTATCAATTCCTGGCCCTTTGATGGAAGACCTTTAAAAGATAAGATTGGAGCGGTTTTCGTCACAGGCGGAGGTTTTTCCATAGGAGAGGAAGCAGTGATGTTCAGTATGATAAGATCAATGATGATTCATGGAATGATCATAGTCGGAGGGGATGAACTTGAAGCCGCTTTTGGTGCTTCAGCAATTACAGGTGAAGGGGATTTTGCCAATAAAGAAGTGCAGGATATTTTTTTAGAGAAGGCTGTAGGATTGGGTAGGAGAGTAGGTGAAATTGTTTTGAAAACCAGATAA
- a CDS encoding agmatine deiminase family protein yields MKKIIFLFFSSIILFSCKEKPDTSAFFFPAEWEPQEAVWMGWDGNLKKEDTLHIITASIIKELQENIDVVLWVTSDSLKQAAHDFLSELEVPLDRVEIAQIPADKVFWSRDSAPAFVINRQGERKAIDFNHTGYFRYIKRQTDIDADSASLAKTIKETRLMMQIDSLVAVEKNEVIDKSWMFIEGGAFDVNGKGSLLVSETFLFRNLSDEMRDTLTKQHFEEEFQRTLGVTNVIWLSDGLAEDGGGEFFKNYISGGTNGHTDEFARFVNENTILLAWVDESEKDLNPIKKATFERMERNYEILKNARDQDGEPFKIIKLPMPGHVIEDRILDAERLKKEGVRKYYQSNGFVEGDTLKFVAATSYMNFLFTNDKIIIPSYTAQGSSPEKEKQVEQIFKELHPDKKLVFIDATYVNANGGGIHCMTRQVPKRLFTLD; encoded by the coding sequence ATGAAAAAAATCATCTTTTTATTTTTCTCCTCAATAATTCTATTCTCCTGCAAAGAGAAACCGGATACTTCAGCATTTTTCTTTCCTGCCGAATGGGAACCTCAGGAAGCTGTCTGGATGGGGTGGGACGGTAATTTGAAAAAAGAAGATACCCTACATATAATCACTGCCAGTATCATCAAGGAGTTGCAGGAAAATATCGATGTGGTGCTTTGGGTAACTTCAGACAGCCTGAAGCAGGCAGCACATGATTTTTTGAGTGAATTAGAGGTGCCTTTGGACAGGGTAGAAATTGCCCAAATTCCAGCTGATAAAGTATTCTGGTCAAGGGATAGCGCCCCGGCATTTGTGATCAATCGTCAGGGCGAAAGAAAGGCCATAGATTTCAACCATACAGGATATTTCAGGTATATCAAAAGGCAAACCGACATAGATGCTGATTCTGCATCATTGGCCAAAACCATCAAAGAAACCCGTTTGATGATGCAGATAGACAGTTTGGTAGCAGTAGAAAAAAATGAAGTAATCGATAAATCCTGGATGTTTATCGAAGGGGGTGCGTTTGATGTAAATGGCAAAGGTTCCCTTTTGGTTTCAGAGACTTTTTTGTTCAGAAACCTCTCGGATGAAATGAGGGATACCTTGACAAAACAGCACTTTGAAGAGGAGTTTCAAAGAACTTTAGGTGTAACCAATGTGATATGGCTATCAGATGGCTTGGCTGAAGATGGGGGCGGTGAATTTTTTAAAAATTATATATCAGGGGGAACCAATGGTCATACGGATGAATTTGCAAGGTTTGTCAATGAAAACACCATTTTATTGGCTTGGGTAGACGAATCAGAAAAAGACCTCAATCCCATCAAAAAAGCAACTTTCGAGAGGATGGAGAGGAATTATGAAATCCTGAAAAATGCCAGAGACCAGGATGGGGAGCCTTTCAAAATCATCAAACTGCCAATGCCGGGGCATGTCATAGAGGATAGGATTTTGGATGCAGAAAGATTGAAAAAGGAAGGGGTAAGAAAGTATTACCAAAGTAATGGTTTTGTAGAGGGGGATACCTTAAAATTTGTCGCCGCTACCAGTTATATGAATTTTCTATTCACCAATGACAAAATCATTATCCCCTCTTATACGGCCCAAGGGAGTTCCCCGGAAAAGGAAAAGCAGGTCGAACAGATTTTCAAAGAACTTCATCCGGATAAAAAACTTGTGTTCATAGACGCCACCTACGTCAATGCGAATGGGGGTGGCATCCATTGTATGACCAGACAGGTACCAAAAAGGCTTTTTACCTTAGATTAG